The genomic region CCAGATCGCCGCCCGGCGTGGCCGGGGCGGCAACGGGCGCATCCTCGCCGAGGGCGGCGGCGAGGGCGGCGGGGTCGGTGACGGTGAACAGGGCGGTCAGCCGCGCCTCGTCCTGCATCAGCCGGGTCAGCCGACGCAGCACGGCGATGTGGGCGTCGGACTGGGCGGCGATGGCGACCACCAGATGGGCCGTCTGGCCGGGATTCCATGCGATGCCGCCCGGCACCTGGAGGACGGCGATGCCGCTGCGGCGGACCATGCCGCGATCCTCCACCATGCCGTGGGGGATGGCGACGCCATGGCCGAGGAAGGTGTTCGCCACGGCTTCCCGGCGCAGCATGCTGGCGGCGTAGGCCGAATCGATGCAGCCGGCGGCGATCAGGAGCTGGGCGGCCTCGCGGATCGCCTCCTCCTTGCCGGCGGGACTGGCGCTCAGCCGCAGCAGCTCGGGCCGCAGCAGATCGGTGGGCATGATGGCGGTGTTGGCGTCGGGGGCCATGGCGGGTCCGTCTCCTCCGTTCGGTGTGGCGCCGGGCGTTCTTGAGTGTCGTCCTTGCAGCGCTGTTATTGAAAACGATTACATCGGGCTCTGTCAACGGAGTTTGCATTGAATCCGCGGACTCCTTCGGGCACACTGTGCCGTATGGGGCGGTTAAACGGCCCTAAGGGATGGAAACGATTTCAAAAACAGTTTCAAGCCGGATCGGTGGCCGCATCATCATGAGCGACAGCGTCAAAGCCATCAGCATCAAGGCCATCGGTATCAAGGACGTCGCGCGCGAGGCCGGCGTCTCGGTCGCCACGGTGTCGCGGGTGCTGAGCAACGGCCCGGTCAGCGACGCGCTGCGCGCGCGGGTGGAGGACGCGGTGCGGACCACCGGCTACCGCCCGAACCTGTCGGCGCGGCGGCTGCGCTCGCAGCATTCACAGACCATCGGGCTGATCGTCTCGGACATCCGCAACCCCTTCTTCACCGCGGTCAGCCGCGCGGTGGAGGACGCCGCCTTCCAGGCCGGCATGCGGGTGATCCTGTGCAACACCGACGAGAACCCGGAGCGGGAGGCCATGTACCTGCGGCTGATGCAGGAGGAGCGGGTGACCGGCCTGATCTTCGCGCCGACCCGCGCGACGCTGGCCCAGCTCGACCGGGCCGACCTCGATTTCCCGGTGGTGCTGATCGACCGCAGCGCGCCCGCCGGGCGGTTCGATTCGGTGGTGCTGGACAACCCGCAGGCCGCCGCCCTTCTGGTCGATCATCTGCATGGACAGGGCTACCGCCGCATCGCCGGCCTGTTCGGCAACACCAGCACCACGGCGGTGGAGCGCCACGCCGGTTATCAGGCGGCGCTGGCCGCCCACGGCCTGCACGCGGAGGCCCGCTTCGTCCCGCCGACCGCCGAGGCGGCGGAGACGGAGATCGCCCGCTGGCTGGCGGAGGCCTGGCGCTCCGGCGCCATGCCGGACGCGGTGATGGTCAGCAACAGCCTGCTGCTGATGGGGGTGGTCAAGGCGACGCGGACGCTGGGGCTGGCGATCCCCGGCGATCTGGCGGTGGCCGGCTTCGACAACGAGGCCTGGACGGAGCTGGTCGGCCCCGGCCTGACGGTGATCGAACAGCCGGTCCATGAGATCGGGCGCGCGGCGATGACTCTGCTGTTCGAGCGGCTCGACGACCCGGAGCGGGCGACGCGCAAGGTGGTGCTGTCGGGGACCTGCGTGGCGCGGGGGTCGACGGGTGAGGTGGGGTGAGGTGGGAGTGGTTGCGGCGGTGCC from Azospirillum baldaniorum harbors:
- a CDS encoding LacI family DNA-binding transcriptional regulator yields the protein MSDSVKAISIKAIGIKDVAREAGVSVATVSRVLSNGPVSDALRARVEDAVRTTGYRPNLSARRLRSQHSQTIGLIVSDIRNPFFTAVSRAVEDAAFQAGMRVILCNTDENPEREAMYLRLMQEERVTGLIFAPTRATLAQLDRADLDFPVVLIDRSAPAGRFDSVVLDNPQAAALLVDHLHGQGYRRIAGLFGNTSTTAVERHAGYQAALAAHGLHAEARFVPPTAEAAETEIARWLAEAWRSGAMPDAVMVSNSLLLMGVVKATRTLGLAIPGDLAVAGFDNEAWTELVGPGLTVIEQPVHEIGRAAMTLLFERLDDPERATRKVVLSGTCVARGSTGEVG